In one window of Chryseobacterium sp. JV274 DNA:
- the pepE gene encoding dipeptidase PepE, with amino-acid sequence MNIILASTSTLFGGEYLEYLREELIQLYKGIDEIVFIPFARPGGISHDDYTAKARSFFETIHIKVKGLHEFEDKTAALNQAKGYFTGGGNTFLLVKTLHEEGLMSALKENVSGGKAYLGCSAGSNIGGQNMKTTNDMPIVYPPSFDCMGLVPFNINPHYLDPNPDLKHNGETRETRIQEFLTQNDIKVVGLREGNWIRRTADSITVEGNELTRIFEKGKEPYEIEAGSRL; translated from the coding sequence ATGAATATCATATTAGCTTCAACATCCACCCTTTTTGGTGGAGAATATCTGGAATACTTAAGAGAAGAATTAATCCAACTTTATAAAGGAATTGACGAAATTGTGTTTATCCCTTTCGCAAGACCAGGTGGAATTTCCCATGACGATTATACAGCAAAAGCACGCTCTTTCTTTGAAACCATCCATATAAAAGTAAAAGGGCTTCATGAATTTGAAGATAAAACAGCAGCCCTTAATCAGGCAAAAGGATACTTTACAGGAGGCGGAAATACATTTTTATTGGTCAAAACATTACATGAAGAAGGATTGATGTCTGCCCTAAAAGAAAATGTATCAGGAGGAAAAGCATATCTTGGATGCAGTGCAGGAAGCAATATCGGAGGCCAGAATATGAAAACGACGAATGATATGCCAATTGTATATCCTCCAAGTTTTGACTGTATGGGACTGGTTCCTTTCAATATCAATCCACATTATCTTGATCCTAACCCGGATTTGAAGCATAATGGAGAAACCAGAGAAACCCGTATTCAGGAGTTTCTTACCCAAAATGACATTAAAGTAGTAGGTCTTAGAGAAGGAAACTGGATCAGAAGAACAGCAGATTCTATTACTGTGGAAGGAAATGAGCTGACAAGAATTTTTGAAAAAGGTAAAGAACCTTACGAAATAGAAGCAGGAAGCAGACTTTAA
- a CDS encoding reprolysin-like metallopeptidase: protein MKRKIIFVCALALSLSGLKAQRWEPVSEKITPVRKEVKVEYAYKFDLSALREQLKNTPEAGKGGSPVIVSIPTADGRIEKFSVYSSPVVEKSMADRYELGAYSGIGLDNPHKQIRFSTAPNDFQSMTFDSNTGKYEFIEPINKERDVFGVFFKSNKSQEDPFECKTSEPEKAKKEMNKLLKTKNVLNGLGNVNKSNEQKYRTYRIAISVNGEYTQLAGGVPAAAARINATMNRVNGVFEKDFGIHMIVQDLPQLIFADPATDPYSNVIVNPNGSYSAPGAWNLQLQQTLSNTAGVGNNAYDIGHFFGHRGGGGSAGDVGNVCRNPASNNDATSKGAGITSPSTPDQPFGDNYDIDFVAHEIGHQFGAAHTMSIALHGAHMEPGSGSTIMGYAGITNYNVQMHSDAYFHTKNIEEVGAYVNAQDCGIITAVANTPPSIQPLANKMIPKGTAFVLTASAADTQNDPMTYTWEQYDLATSTFGPVSATRNNGANFRSLMPTNSPTRYFPKLANVLNGTLTSAVDWETVSNIPRTMNFKVTVRDNNPDAAQQQTQSSLMKVDIGNEGPFKVTSTTVYNNTPGAVAWDVVNTNNAPYNVQNVKLDYTTDNGTTWTVITPSTPNDGAEPFSFSSLATGASVKIRVSAIDNVFYAVGNATVSASASACATSAPVGITVTGITRTSASVNWTALVGATYSVMYRKVGTATWTTVPVSTNSYNISGLTEATQYEVQIANVCGSSVGSYSASTNFTTTSFAKCSITGTNAADEYISNVTVTPSGMPPVSNSSNNTPYTDYTTDPTKLITLMSGSSGNNVSITKAWTGSQYNDGVTAWIDFNKDGVFSSSEIIYTSAPSIATPVSGTFSVPADAYTGGNVIMRVVLGYESQPNSGCSNQQYGEVEDYPVLIQQQLSTNETVKDKSSIQIYPNPASDVLNVTQISSKAQFIITNMAGQKVMSGHINDNKIQVSKLSTGAYIISIEDKGTTTNLKFIKK from the coding sequence ATGAAAAGGAAAATTATTTTTGTGTGTGCACTAGCTTTAAGTCTAAGCGGTTTAAAGGCACAACGCTGGGAACCGGTCTCGGAAAAAATCACACCGGTAAGAAAAGAAGTTAAGGTAGAATATGCCTATAAGTTTGATCTTTCTGCATTGAGAGAGCAACTGAAGAATACTCCTGAAGCAGGAAAAGGAGGAAGCCCGGTTATTGTTTCTATTCCAACAGCAGACGGAAGAATTGAAAAATTTTCAGTGTACAGCTCGCCTGTAGTAGAAAAGTCTATGGCAGACAGATACGAATTGGGAGCATATTCCGGTATCGGACTGGATAATCCACATAAACAAATCCGGTTCAGTACTGCACCAAACGATTTCCAATCTATGACATTCGACTCTAATACTGGGAAATACGAATTTATAGAGCCCATCAACAAAGAAAGGGATGTATTTGGAGTCTTTTTTAAATCTAATAAATCCCAGGAAGATCCTTTTGAGTGTAAAACTTCTGAGCCTGAGAAGGCAAAGAAAGAAATGAATAAGCTTCTTAAAACAAAAAATGTCTTAAACGGGCTCGGTAATGTTAATAAAAGTAATGAACAAAAATACAGAACCTATAGAATCGCAATCTCCGTAAATGGTGAATACACTCAGCTTGCCGGAGGTGTGCCTGCAGCCGCAGCCCGTATTAATGCTACAATGAACCGTGTAAATGGTGTTTTTGAAAAAGATTTTGGAATCCATATGATTGTACAGGATCTTCCACAGCTTATATTCGCAGATCCTGCGACGGATCCTTACTCTAATGTAATAGTAAATCCAAATGGCAGCTACAGTGCTCCCGGCGCATGGAATCTACAACTTCAGCAAACTCTTTCCAATACTGCTGGTGTAGGTAATAATGCCTATGATATAGGACATTTTTTTGGCCACAGAGGTGGTGGTGGAAGTGCCGGAGATGTAGGAAATGTCTGCAGAAATCCTGCCAGCAACAATGATGCTACTTCTAAAGGTGCAGGAATCACGTCACCATCTACTCCGGATCAGCCTTTCGGAGATAATTATGATATAGATTTTGTAGCTCATGAAATCGGTCACCAGTTCGGTGCAGCACACACAATGTCTATTGCTTTGCACGGTGCCCACATGGAGCCGGGATCGGGATCTACTATTATGGGATACGCCGGTATTACCAACTATAATGTTCAGATGCATTCTGATGCTTATTTTCATACCAAAAATATTGAAGAAGTAGGAGCATATGTGAATGCTCAGGATTGTGGTATTATTACAGCAGTAGCCAATACACCTCCTTCTATACAGCCATTGGCTAATAAAATGATCCCTAAAGGAACTGCTTTTGTACTGACAGCTTCTGCTGCAGATACACAAAATGATCCAATGACTTACACATGGGAACAATATGATCTGGCTACTTCTACTTTTGGACCAGTAAGTGCAACCAGAAATAATGGTGCGAACTTCAGATCTCTAATGCCTACAAACTCCCCTACCCGTTATTTCCCTAAATTGGCAAATGTTCTTAATGGCACTCTTACCAGTGCTGTAGATTGGGAAACAGTATCCAACATACCAAGAACTATGAATTTCAAGGTAACGGTGAGAGATAATAATCCGGATGCTGCACAACAACAGACCCAAAGCAGCCTGATGAAAGTGGATATAGGCAATGAAGGTCCATTTAAAGTAACTTCAACTACGGTTTACAATAATACACCTGGAGCTGTTGCCTGGGATGTAGTGAACACTAATAATGCACCGTATAATGTACAGAATGTTAAATTAGACTATACTACAGACAATGGAACTACATGGACGGTTATTACTCCTTCCACACCTAATGATGGAGCTGAGCCGTTTTCGTTCTCTTCTTTGGCAACAGGTGCCAGCGTAAAGATAAGAGTAAGCGCCATTGATAATGTATTCTACGCGGTTGGGAATGCCACAGTTTCTGCATCTGCAAGTGCCTGTGCAACATCTGCTCCGGTGGGGATTACGGTAACAGGCATTACAAGAACCTCAGCATCCGTAAACTGGACAGCCTTAGTAGGAGCAACTTATTCTGTAATGTACAGAAAAGTAGGAACGGCAACATGGACTACTGTTCCTGTTTCAACAAACTCTTATAACATTTCAGGTCTTACAGAAGCAACTCAATATGAAGTACAGATAGCCAATGTTTGCGGATCTTCTGTTGGCTCTTATTCTGCATCAACGAATTTCACAACGACTTCATTTGCTAAATGTTCCATAACCGGAACAAATGCAGCTGATGAATATATTTCCAATGTGACGGTAACTCCTTCGGGAATGCCTCCTGTTTCAAATAGCAGTAATAATACACCGTATACAGACTACACTACGGATCCTACAAAACTAATCACCCTGATGTCCGGATCTTCAGGTAACAATGTAAGTATTACCAAAGCATGGACAGGTTCACAATATAATGACGGGGTAACAGCGTGGATAGACTTCAACAAAGACGGAGTATTCTCTTCATCTGAAATAATCTACACCAGCGCACCTAGTATAGCAACTCCTGTTTCAGGAACATTCTCAGTACCTGCAGATGCTTATACCGGAGGAAATGTGATCATGAGAGTTGTATTGGGATATGAAAGCCAGCCAAACAGCGGATGCAGCAACCAGCAATATGGTGAAGTAGAGGATTATCCGGTACTTATCCAGCAGCAGCTTTCTACCAATGAGACAGTAAAAGATAAGAGTTCAATTCAGATCTACCCTAACCCGGCAAGTGATGTATTAAATGTAACTCAGATTTCATCTAAAGCTCAGTTTATCATTACTAATATGGCAGGTCAAAAAGTAATGAGCGGCCATATTAATGATAATAAAATCCAGGTTTCAAAATTAAGTACTGGAGCTTATATTATTTCAATTGAAGATAAGGGTACCACTACAAACCTGAAATTCATCAAAAAATAA
- a CDS encoding sensor histidine kinase, protein MRKSILTRLNNWIIFVVMTTLVIAIVVASTSLINFLRKEEIKRISLLSKAIRIQQEVKTPDTDVLDLLPDILNINNTIPFIVTDKYKNPILDLGYYRNIPEATIKNPEKLQDLIRNMEKNYDPIEIKVPDGNNQFVYYDNSRMLNNLRYSPYILGLFILLYFGFSFWFFRTIKKTDEGYLWAGLAKETAHQIGTPLSSMIGWMEIMKLDNPESEGVHEIEKDIERLRTISERFSKIGSIPELNDRNFNETIQENYDYLKTRISKKINFTLNLPTYTVLVPHNKILMSWVIENLVKNAVDAMKGEGAITMSIFERNKNILVEVKDNGSGMTKQQARNAFNPGYSTKKRGWGLGLSLARRVIHEYHNGDIKISQTEVGKGSTFRITIKKE, encoded by the coding sequence TTGAGAAAATCCATACTTACCAGACTGAATAACTGGATCATTTTTGTTGTCATGACTACTTTGGTAATCGCTATTGTAGTGGCTTCGACATCGCTCATTAATTTTCTCAGAAAAGAGGAGATCAAAAGGATCAGCCTTCTTTCCAAAGCGATAAGAATACAGCAGGAAGTAAAGACTCCGGATACGGATGTTCTGGATCTGCTGCCGGATATCCTTAATATCAACAATACCATTCCGTTCATTGTAACAGATAAATATAAAAACCCTATTCTTGATCTCGGATATTACAGAAATATCCCTGAAGCTACTATAAAGAACCCTGAAAAACTTCAGGACCTGATCCGGAATATGGAGAAAAATTATGATCCTATTGAGATTAAGGTGCCGGATGGGAACAATCAGTTTGTCTACTATGACAACTCGCGTATGCTTAATAACCTTCGGTATTCGCCTTATATTTTAGGATTGTTTATTCTGCTGTATTTCGGTTTTTCATTCTGGTTTTTCAGGACGATCAAAAAAACGGATGAAGGTTATCTCTGGGCAGGTTTGGCTAAAGAAACGGCGCATCAGATCGGAACACCTTTATCTTCCATGATTGGGTGGATGGAAATTATGAAGCTTGATAATCCTGAATCGGAAGGAGTACACGAGATAGAAAAAGATATTGAAAGACTTAGAACGATCTCAGAACGATTCTCAAAAATAGGTTCTATTCCTGAGCTGAATGACAGGAATTTCAATGAAACAATTCAGGAGAATTATGATTATTTGAAAACCAGAATTTCCAAAAAAATCAATTTTACATTGAATCTTCCGACCTATACCGTGTTGGTTCCGCACAATAAAATTCTGATGAGCTGGGTGATTGAAAATCTGGTAAAAAATGCTGTGGATGCCATGAAAGGGGAAGGTGCTATTACGATGTCAATTTTTGAAAGAAATAAAAATATTCTGGTCGAAGTAAAAGACAATGGAAGCGGAATGACAAAACAGCAGGCAAGAAATGCTTTCAATCCCGGATATTCTACTAAAAAAAGAGGTTGGGGATTAGGATTGTCATTGGCAAGAAGAGTCATTCATGAATATCACAACGGAGATATTAAGATTTCTCAAACTGAAGTAGGAAAGGGAAGTACTTTTAGGATTACAATTAAGAAAGAATAA
- a CDS encoding M1 family metallopeptidase — protein sequence MKKLSYTLLFASGLVFGQFFEKGKVFTKQDTLKGSNTEFRNFWDVKKYDLSVEPDFEQRSIKGNNIISFEIIKDITNPVFQIDLQQPMKADKVEGNFPIENYKQDGDFILVTANKKFKKGEKYTINVIYSGKPTIAKNAPWDGGWVFTKDEKGNPWMTAADEGIGASIWLPTKDIWSDEPDNGVIMKIVTPNDLVGVGNGRLTDKKTTGSKTTYTWEVKNPINAYSIIPSIGKYVNFKDVFEGEKGKLDLDYWVLDYNLDKAKKQFQQVKPMLSAFEYWFGPYPFYEDSYKLVESPHLGMEHQSNVAYGNKYQNGYLGRDLSGTGVGLKWDFIIIHESGHEWFANNITAKDQADMWIHESFTNYSETLFTEKYMDKKSSEIYVQGIRKLIDNDVPIIGQYGVRNEGSGDMYPKGANMIHTIRQVINNDEKFRQILRGLNKDFYHQTVTTQQIENYISSKSGIDFSTVFDQYLRTIKIPTFEYTQNGDTLKFRYTDVVKNLKLPIIINGDQTINPTEEWQTVKLKKNDPVELNPNYYINYYNNK from the coding sequence ATGAAAAAGTTGTCATATACACTCTTATTTGCATCAGGACTGGTTTTCGGGCAGTTCTTTGAAAAGGGTAAGGTTTTCACCAAACAGGATACTTTAAAAGGCTCCAATACTGAGTTCAGAAATTTTTGGGATGTCAAAAAATATGATCTTTCCGTAGAACCGGATTTTGAGCAGAGAAGTATTAAAGGAAATAATATAATCAGCTTTGAGATTATAAAAGATATTACCAACCCTGTTTTCCAGATTGATCTTCAACAGCCTATGAAAGCTGATAAAGTGGAAGGAAATTTCCCTATTGAAAATTACAAGCAGGACGGGGATTTCATTTTGGTTACAGCGAATAAAAAATTCAAAAAAGGCGAAAAATATACTATCAATGTTATCTATTCCGGAAAACCTACCATTGCTAAAAACGCGCCATGGGACGGAGGCTGGGTTTTTACTAAGGATGAAAAAGGAAATCCATGGATGACTGCTGCTGATGAGGGAATAGGAGCTTCCATATGGCTTCCTACCAAAGATATCTGGAGCGATGAACCTGATAACGGAGTCATTATGAAAATTGTAACTCCTAATGATCTGGTAGGTGTAGGTAACGGCAGACTAACTGATAAAAAAACAACCGGCAGTAAAACTACTTATACCTGGGAAGTTAAAAACCCTATCAACGCCTACTCCATTATCCCGAGTATAGGAAAATATGTAAATTTTAAAGATGTATTTGAGGGTGAAAAAGGAAAACTGGACCTGGATTATTGGGTCCTTGACTATAATCTAGACAAGGCAAAAAAACAATTTCAACAGGTAAAACCTATGCTCTCAGCGTTTGAATACTGGTTTGGTCCGTATCCGTTTTATGAAGATTCATACAAACTTGTAGAATCTCCTCATCTTGGTATGGAACATCAGAGTAATGTAGCCTATGGAAACAAATATCAGAACGGCTATCTTGGAAGAGATCTTTCAGGGACAGGAGTTGGATTAAAATGGGATTTCATTATTATTCATGAAAGCGGCCATGAATGGTTCGCCAATAATATTACAGCAAAAGACCAGGCTGATATGTGGATCCATGAAAGTTTCACCAATTATTCCGAGACTCTTTTCACGGAAAAATATATGGACAAAAAATCTTCTGAAATCTATGTTCAGGGGATAAGGAAATTGATAGATAATGATGTTCCTATTATTGGTCAGTACGGCGTAAGAAATGAAGGCAGCGGAGATATGTATCCAAAAGGAGCCAACATGATTCATACGATAAGACAGGTAATTAACAATGATGAAAAGTTCAGACAGATTCTGAGAGGACTGAATAAAGATTTTTATCATCAGACTGTTACCACCCAGCAGATTGAAAATTATATTTCATCAAAATCCGGCATTGATTTCTCAACTGTTTTTGATCAGTACCTGAGAACGATAAAAATACCAACTTTTGAGTACACTCAAAATGGTGATACTCTAAAGTTCCGTTATACAGATGTGGTAAAAAACCTGAAATTACCTATAATCATCAACGGTGATCAGACTATAAATCCTACGGAAGAATGGCAGACCGTAAAGCTTAAAAAGAATGATCCGGTTGAATTAAACCCCAACTATTATATCAATTATTACAATAATAAATAA
- the tatC gene encoding twin-arginine translocase subunit TatC, producing MSDGKDMSFLGHIGELRGHLIRSIIAIIIAAFVVGFNINWIMDHIFFGPTRNDFPTFRVVNHFSRMILGEDSIHLPKEFPVRVQRLYQQFNVMMAVSIFGGMVAAFPYIVWELWRFIGPALHPRERKNSIYIINAVWILFMTGVLCGYFLILPFAVNFGVIFKISDIIVPLYDLSDYTTLFLQVVLGMGVIFLFPILIYFLTSIGILTPTFMKTYRRHAIVLIMVVAAIITPADVLSMLMAAFPLLILYEFSIMMCTFTYKKVQKSNGNLPAVQK from the coding sequence GTGAGTGATGGTAAAGACATGTCCTTTCTTGGGCATATAGGAGAATTAAGAGGGCATCTGATCCGTTCGATTATTGCTATCATAATTGCGGCTTTTGTGGTTGGCTTTAATATCAACTGGATTATGGACCATATCTTTTTTGGGCCCACCAGAAATGATTTCCCAACCTTCAGAGTTGTTAATCATTTTTCAAGAATGATTTTAGGAGAAGACAGTATTCATCTTCCAAAAGAGTTTCCCGTTCGTGTACAGAGATTGTATCAGCAGTTCAATGTAATGATGGCTGTTTCTATTTTTGGAGGAATGGTAGCAGCATTTCCTTATATTGTATGGGAATTATGGCGTTTTATTGGTCCTGCTTTACATCCGAGAGAGAGAAAAAATTCTATTTATATTATTAATGCGGTATGGATTCTTTTCATGACCGGAGTATTATGTGGTTATTTTCTAATCCTTCCGTTTGCGGTTAATTTTGGGGTTATTTTTAAAATTTCAGACATTATCGTTCCGCTTTATGATTTAAGTGATTATACCACCTTATTTTTACAGGTAGTTTTAGGGATGGGTGTTATTTTTCTTTTCCCGATTCTGATCTATTTCCTTACCAGCATCGGAATTCTGACTCCAACATTTATGAAAACATATCGTCGTCACGCTATTGTTTTGATTATGGTAGTTGCTGCAATCATTACTCCGGCAGACGTTTTAAGTATGCTGATGGCTGCATTCCCACTGCTTATTTTGTATGAATTCAGTATTATGATGTGTACATTCACGTATAAGAAGGTACAGAAAAGCAACGGAAATCTTCCGGCAGTACAGAAATAA
- a CDS encoding PDZ domain-containing protein → MRKTVLSLGIFASFLANAQSIKTTIDLVNVKDDKVAVTMEFPKMKSGDVKFHFPKTVPGTYSVDDYGRFIEGIKFYDNKGKELTFTKVNDNTYSLKNAQGLSKISYLVNDSFDDELDASKHKAVFSPSGTDIEAGKVYMINTHGFIGYIDNMQDVPYQLIVQKPTDFYGTTALVDQDKSDATDTYTLANYAKVTDSPLMYTKPDYITFNAGGMDLVLGVYSPTGKYKAADFKENLEKMVVAQKKFLGDMNTNKKYAIMLYLSGGDGPKVKGFGALEHHESTSVVLPEGMPKDAIDNTITDVVSHEFFHTVNPLKTHSEEIHYFDYADPKMSQHLWMYEGGTEYFANLFQIQEGLINKDQFLQRIGEKIANSKSYDDTMPFTVMSKNVLVEPYKDQYRNVYEKGALLAMCLDIELRKLSNGQMGYRDMIRKLSQRFGENKPFKDDKLIDELVTVTGYPQVKDFYNKYIAGNQPTPYAEYLKMVGIDIQKQESHPLFWFIKDPNQTGFDEKNNAFAFDENSALSPFAKSIGFKITDQVLALDGKTVDIKKVQDFIGYTRTIKDGQDVTVTILRDNAGKKEKMTLKGKAILDKMTMETPTFKANPTPEELKLQTQWLTGKK, encoded by the coding sequence ATGAGAAAAACAGTACTTAGTCTCGGTATTTTTGCTTCTTTTTTAGCAAATGCTCAGTCTATAAAAACAACCATTGATCTAGTCAATGTAAAAGATGATAAAGTAGCCGTTACCATGGAGTTTCCGAAAATGAAATCAGGAGATGTTAAATTTCATTTCCCTAAAACGGTTCCGGGTACTTATTCTGTAGACGATTACGGAAGATTCATCGAAGGGATCAAATTTTACGATAATAAAGGAAAAGAACTTACTTTCACTAAAGTAAATGATAATACCTATTCATTGAAAAATGCGCAGGGTCTTTCCAAAATTTCTTATCTTGTGAATGACAGTTTTGATGATGAATTAGATGCATCAAAGCATAAAGCGGTATTTTCTCCGTCAGGAACAGATATTGAGGCAGGTAAAGTATATATGATCAATACCCACGGATTTATAGGATATATTGATAATATGCAGGATGTTCCTTATCAGCTGATCGTTCAGAAACCAACAGATTTCTACGGAACAACAGCATTGGTAGACCAGGACAAATCTGATGCTACAGATACCTATACCCTTGCGAACTATGCTAAGGTAACAGATTCTCCACTTATGTATACAAAACCGGATTATATTACCTTCAATGCAGGAGGAATGGATCTGGTGCTGGGAGTATATTCTCCAACAGGAAAATACAAAGCTGCTGATTTCAAAGAGAATCTGGAAAAAATGGTGGTTGCTCAGAAAAAATTCCTGGGTGATATGAATACCAATAAAAAGTATGCAATCATGCTTTATCTTTCCGGAGGTGACGGACCTAAAGTAAAAGGTTTCGGAGCACTGGAACACCATGAATCTACAAGTGTGGTTCTTCCTGAAGGAATGCCGAAAGATGCTATCGACAATACCATTACAGATGTGGTTTCTCACGAGTTTTTCCATACAGTAAATCCTCTGAAGACGCATTCTGAAGAGATTCACTATTTCGATTATGCAGATCCGAAGATGTCTCAGCACTTATGGATGTACGAAGGTGGAACAGAATATTTTGCCAACCTGTTTCAGATTCAGGAGGGTCTTATCAATAAAGATCAGTTCCTTCAAAGAATTGGTGAGAAGATTGCCAACTCCAAGAGTTACGATGATACGATGCCGTTTACGGTAATGAGTAAAAATGTATTGGTTGAACCTTACAAGGATCAGTACAGAAATGTTTATGAAAAAGGAGCTCTTCTTGCAATGTGTCTAGATATTGAGCTTAGAAAACTTTCCAACGGACAGATGGGATATCGTGATATGATCAGAAAACTGTCTCAAAGATTTGGAGAAAACAAACCTTTCAAAGATGATAAACTGATTGACGAGCTGGTAACGGTAACCGGATATCCTCAGGTAAAAGATTTCTACAATAAATATATTGCAGGAAACCAGCCCACTCCTTATGCAGAATATCTGAAAATGGTAGGTATAGACATTCAAAAGCAGGAAAGCCATCCTCTTTTCTGGTTTATCAAAGACCCGAACCAGACAGGTTTTGATGAAAAGAACAATGCTTTTGCTTTTGATGAAAACTCTGCTTTGTCTCCTTTTGCAAAAAGTATCGGATTTAAAATTACAGACCAGGTACTTGCTTTAGATGGAAAAACGGTAGACATCAAAAAAGTACAGGACTTTATTGGCTATACCAGAACCATCAAAGACGGGCAGGACGTTACAGTAACGATTCTAAGAGATAATGCCGGTAAGAAAGAGAAAATGACGTTGAAAGGAAAGGCTATTCTGGATAAGATGACAATGGAAACTCCTACCTTCAAGGCGAATCCAACTCCGGAAGAACTGAAATTACAAACACAGTGGCTCACTGGTAAAAAATAA
- the dacB gene encoding D-alanyl-D-alanine carboxypeptidase/D-alanyl-D-alanine-endopeptidase has translation MKKTFAVLTLSVQMVAAQNIAQKLDKVTKDLMDSSGTVSSSLSFYVSDENGNFIYEYQGSKGLSTASTQKIFTAGAALETLGKNYTFTTTSSYSGNIAGGTLNGNLFISSNGDPTLGSWRYDAYKPENFKKKLIEAIKNSGITKISGDLVIDDSYFDHQTIPGGWPWDDLGNYYGAGVWGINWKENQFDININGTDFKNFSYPLEGVKWLNDLKAGGSSDQSLIFTAPHSEVALINGMLPAGKTVTVSGSTPNPPLQLAAEVKQWLKESGIEISGKAITNSQLEIEGKQALETPKNNILLTYQSPTLDKIVYWFLRKSINLYGETLIKTLGKEKKGNSSFKSGVSYLKEFWKSKGINPNMINFADGSGLSPQNYVAAKAEVQALLYAKKQSWFEAYYDGFPIQENGMKMKSGTMRDTKSFAGYHTAKDGKKYVFSIIINNYQGSGNAELQKILNVLK, from the coding sequence ATGAAAAAAACATTTGCTGTTCTCACACTCTCTGTACAAATGGTTGCTGCGCAGAATATTGCTCAGAAACTGGATAAAGTAACTAAGGATCTCATGGATTCTTCAGGAACGGTTTCTTCCAGTTTATCATTTTATGTTTCAGATGAAAATGGCAACTTTATATACGAATATCAGGGAAGTAAGGGACTTTCTACTGCTTCTACACAGAAAATTTTTACCGCTGGTGCAGCACTGGAAACCCTGGGCAAAAATTATACTTTTACAACCACTTCAAGCTATTCCGGAAACATTGCCGGAGGAACACTGAACGGAAATCTTTTCATCAGTTCCAATGGTGATCCTACATTAGGAAGCTGGAGATATGATGCCTATAAACCTGAGAATTTTAAAAAGAAGCTGATTGAGGCAATTAAAAACTCAGGAATTACAAAAATATCAGGAGATCTTGTGATTGATGATTCTTATTTTGATCATCAGACGATTCCCGGTGGCTGGCCTTGGGATGATCTTGGAAATTATTACGGAGCTGGTGTGTGGGGAATCAACTGGAAAGAAAACCAGTTTGATATTAATATTAACGGAACAGATTTTAAAAACTTTTCTTATCCTTTGGAAGGAGTGAAATGGCTGAATGATCTGAAAGCCGGAGGAAGTTCTGATCAGAGTCTTATCTTTACCGCACCTCATTCCGAGGTAGCGTTGATTAACGGAATGCTTCCGGCAGGAAAAACGGTTACGGTTTCCGGCTCTACGCCTAATCCGCCCTTACAGCTCGCAGCAGAAGTGAAACAATGGCTGAAAGAATCGGGAATTGAGATTTCAGGAAAAGCAATAACGAATTCACAGCTTGAAATAGAAGGGAAACAGGCATTGGAAACTCCTAAAAATAATATTCTTTTGACTTACCAATCTCCGACGCTGGATAAAATTGTGTATTGGTTTCTAAGGAAAAGTATCAATCTGTATGGAGAAACATTGATTAAAACCTTAGGAAAAGAGAAAAAAGGAAATTCAAGTTTTAAAAGCGGGGTTTCTTATCTGAAAGAATTCTGGAAATCAAAAGGAATTAATCCTAATATGATCAATTTTGCTGACGGAAGCGGACTTTCACCACAGAATTATGTAGCGGCAAAAGCAGAAGTGCAGGCTCTTTTATATGCTAAAAAGCAATCATGGTTTGAAGCGTACTATGATGGTTTCCCAATTCAGGAGAATGGAATGAAGATGAAAAGCGGTACGATGAGAGATACCAAATCTTTTGCAGGATATCACACCGCGAAAGATGGCAAAAAATATGTGTTTTCGATTATTATCAACAACTACCAGGGAAGTGGAAATGCAGAACTGCAGAAAATTCTGAATGTTTTAAAATAA